From the Helianthus annuus cultivar XRQ/B chromosome 17, HanXRQr2.0-SUNRISE, whole genome shotgun sequence genome, the window TAAAATGTTAGTAATTACTAGACTATTCAAAGTAGATATAGAATAATGAACAACAAACATATTTAAAGATAAATgagaaatcaaacaaaaacaattatggtAGATGAAAATTATTTGGTCATGAGGAGCAATGATGCTTTGACACTACGAAAAAATTCAAAAGAACTGAACTACTCTATTGCTAAATATTATTAAGATATTGAATAATTGAATACCATATCTCTTTATACATAAAAATTACAATGAAAATGGTAGTGTTAAAGCCAGCCAATGAATGATATTTGATGTAACGTTAATAATCATGTTATTATTCAAATTCATGTGTTATTCGTTTCATCACTACAAGAATTTGACTTTGTAGTGACGAGATCTATAGTGACGACATGGGTAGTCGATATAGAGAGGCTTTGTAGCGACAACATGTCTATAGAGTTTCTCAGCTTCTTAGCGACGCTTACTCTATGGCGACGACATGTTATCACTATAGTGCaaaaacaaatttttattatattttattttgattattaaacgataaattttttttgtttatttagtgAATATTAAAATACTtcaataaatgttttttttattattttgtaaatattttccACGACATACTTGTACGTCGCTACAAGGTCATCTACGGCGACAACACACATAGCGACAATATTGAGAACATAATATTGATCATATAGCCACGAGCCTATGGCCACGAACCTCATAGCGACATAAAATCGTCACTAGCTTTTAAAATTGTTGTCGCTATAGATTTAATTTCTTGTAGTTAGTGCCTAATTTGACAACATGATATATTTATTATTCAAAAACATCATAGATTGGTAAAGCAACAAAACTCTATTAATTATTAAAACTAAGTAGATTTATAAAAATGAAGAAAGACTTGAGACACATGTCAATAAACTTATACTGAATCATGACAATATTGTTTCACGTCACTAATGATGTTTGATTAGGGACTGGTGATACTAACAATACAAGCTCGTTCATCATCATTAAAGCCACCCGAGTGCAACCCAACGGTCCCATGTGAACAAGTGCACGGTGCCAAAGCTGCAATGCTGTTTTCAGGACTTTACTTGACCGCATTAGGTGTAGGAAGCATAAAAGGGTGTCTACCAGCACATGGTGCACAACAATTTGACGACAACACCATCAAGGGTAGAAAACAAATATCAACTTTCTTCAACTACTTCGTGGTTTGTCTTTCCTTTGGTGTTCTACTTGCTGTTACCTTCGTGGTTTGGATCGAAGACAACAAAGGATGGGAATGGGGTTTCGGAATTGCTACGTTGACGATTTTATCGTCTGTCCCGGTGTTCCTGGCTGGTTCTGGTTTTTATAGGAACAAGATCCCTTCTGGTAGTCCTCTCACCACAATTTTTAAGGTAACACACCTATTGCTATTTACACGTAGGGGTGTAAACGGGCCATGTCCCTTTGTGAGCTTTTTGAGACTGGGCCTTTAAAAGTTTAAATCTAGACCGGCATAAATGagctcgaacctaaaaataagcttattttgtAAATGATTTTGGGCCCTAGTTTCGCTTCTCGTGCTTAAGTAGGCTCACGAGactattatttatataaatttaattaatattatatattatcatcatttttgttatatataaaagagtaaattactattttggcCTTTAAGGTTAGGCAGTTTAACCCTTTCGGCCAAAAATAAATCTATTGACATATTAGACCTTGAGGTTGTATTTTGTAACAACTTTGGCCCTTAACACTAACGAtgttacttttctctgttaagtgtAAGGGTATTTTGCTCCTTTTACACCTTAGGGAGGGGTTGTTTATGTACATTAtaaagtttttttaaatatttaaggAGTTATTTATGTAATTACTCAAATTAACAAAAACCAAACCACAATCTCATTCTTCTTTCTTTAATTTGTATATATTAGAAAAATGCATTTGTTCATAACTTCAAATTTttactttttaaactttttattgttatttttacGATGATTATTTATAAAAGTCGTTTTAAATATACAATCACACAGATACTCTTACACTTAACAGAAAAAAGTAACATAGTCAATGTTAAAAATTAAAACCATTACAAAATACAACATCAGGACCCTGATGTGTCAAAAGAATCCTTTTTGGGCTGATAGAGTTATATTGACTAAACCTCAGGGGCCAAAATACTAATGTACTCTAtataaaattattaaaataacTAAATCTATATGTTATTGATTATAAAAATAATTAGAAAGTAAATTAATAAAATCATTAATAAATAATAGACGAGCCGTCCCCAAGTTTCAAAAATTACTCATGATTCAAGGTCGAGTTTGTAAAGTTAGCGAGCTTGGAAAATTGCTGATGGACCAAGCTCCAGCTTTAAAAGTAGAGCTCGAAATGACCCAAGCTTGATCAACTTAAAAGATTGCTTACCAGTTGAGCTCAAGCTTTAGATAGATGACTCGAATGCTCGAGTCACACATAATATGAACTGGTTAAAATTGATGCAGGTACTGATTGGAGCCATCTTAAACAAATCATTGTCCCCAAATAACactgaacaacaacaacagcaagaaaCTGTCACAAAGGATGTCAACCAAACCGAAACCTTGTCATCAAATCTCAAATTCTTAAACAATGCAGCAACAAACAAACCACCCTACAACTTCCTCAAATGCTCGATCAAACAAGTCGAAGACGTCAAAACCATTCTCCGAGTCCTCCCAATATTCGGTTGCACCATCATGCTCAACTGTTGCATAGCTCAACTCTCTACATTCTCCATCCAACAAGCCTCAACAATGAACACAAAAATTGGGTCACTAAAAGTTCCACCAGCCTCCCTACCCGTTTTTCCGGTTTTGTTCATCATATTCCTTGCCCCATTTTATGATCACATCATAACACCAGTTGCGCGTAAAGCTACAAAGTCAGAAACCGGTGTTTCACATCTACAACGTATTGGAATCGGTTTATTTCTATCGATAATGGCCATGGCGGTCGCTGCTCTAGTCGAGATTAAACGCAAGCGGGTTGCTAATGGTAGCCGGCTCGGCTTACAAGAGCCGTTACCGATTACGTTTTTGTGGATTGCCTTCCAGTTCTTGTTTCTTGGGTCGGCTGATCTTTTCACGTTAGCGGGGTCGATGGAGTTTTTTTTCGTGGAAGTTTCGGCGAATATGAGGTCTTTAGCGATGTCGTTATCGTTCGCTTCGTTGGCTATGGGTTACTATTTGAGTACCGTGATTGTGTCGGTGGTGAATAGCGTCACCGCGGTCTCTGGCCGCGGTGGATGGTTGTCTGGACGGGACTTGAACCATTACCATTTAGAGAGGTTTTATTGGTTGATGTGTATTTTGAGTGCATTGAATTTCCTGCATTATTTGTTTTGGGCTAACCGGTACAAGTATCAATCTCGAGGGGCTAAATCTTGAATTATGGATACGTTGAAGGTGTATTGAAGAAACTGTTATAAAAATAAGTTATTTGCATGTCATATTTGTAGGAGTACATTGAAACTCATCTTATTTACATGTTTTATTTGTAAGAGTACATTGAAACTCATCTATTATACAAATTAAATAGTTTTTAAGAACATTTATGAATTATAAATCGATAGTTGATTAATAATGTAATAAATTAAATAGTTTGTAAGAACATTTATGAATTATAAATCCATAATTGATTAATAATGTAATATTGTTTCCTTGACTTTTTTAAGTTAAGAAATACTTAgacttttttaaattaaaaaatagagtaaaagtaaactgccaaaatggtccctgagattTGGTCATATTTGCCAcgttagttcaaaactcaaaccttttgaatctgtgtccctgtgatttcacttttgttgccattttcatccaaaatcaaaatctgttcagatttttcaattaacatccagcttttttgtctttttcctctaTTTTAATGTAGGGCAAAATGGTTTTTTAACGTTTtgttataacaaattaaaaaatctgaccattttgccATTCATTAAAAGGgatgaaaaaaacaaaaaaaaaacttgatgttTACTGAAAAATCTAacaacattttgattttggatgaaaatgacaacaaaactgaaaccacatAGACTCAGATTCAAAATATTTGAATTTTAGACTAAAATGTCAAAAGTAACCAAATCTTAGAGACTATTTTGACATGTTACTCTTAAAAATAAGAATATCAAGTGAAATAAGGAAAATGGCGAAAATAATTTTAAATCCATAAAATTATGACATGTGATTCAGTTAGTTATATATTAGGCGTAGATTTTCGGTATTTGCTTATATAAAGTGTAAAGTCCCAATTTATCCGTTGTGGTTTGACAATATATTCAtttcaatctttttttttttttaccttttttgtTCAAAGTTTGATTTTTGTAACAAGTATAGTCCAGTACACTAACTCCAtctgatttttatttattaacttTCTTCTAAAATTCCAAAATACCTTTGTATATAAATaacacaaaaaatacaaaaataataCATAAAATACCAAACGTCCATTTTATCAAACCATAAAGTTTCTCTTTTTTTCTCCCGAGAAAACGAACCCCCGCCACCCTCCACCTCCCTAAAATTTTCGGTCGGCCATGAACTTGTGTCAGTGGCGGAGCTAGTGTATTAGGAGTAGCATGGGCTACCCCTCAAGCTCAACCCCATATTCACATTGTTTTCGTAgtttaaaaaaaacgtttttatacaaaggatacccctgatcctcaaaaaaaaattgggatgCTCCTGAATTTTTGTGCTAGCTCCGCCACTGACTTGTATTACAATTAGTGAGACGTTGCGCACTATCAGATTTGTAAAATCAACTCAATGAAGCAAATTTGTGTGACTTATGAATAAAGATATATTTATGGGTGTGTTTTTGTGTACTTGGGTTGGAATCGAGTAGAACCAGGtaaaaagtttgaaataaaagcgCTCCGCATCCAATTTCAAACATCTAAGGGTTTATTTTGAGATCACTCgagaaaaaatatttaaaattctAATGTTTTACGTGTCTAAGATGTTTGATGAGCTGCCTATTACATGTTTTGTTTAGCAGTTTTACAAGTAGATTCTACCAAACTATAGAAGTGATGATAAGTAATTGGTAGTACTATACTATAACATTGAATGGAAGTGTGGACTTTGGTTGGGTGTGGTCGTGTACTTGTTTTAAGGAGACAATATAGCTTTTAAATTCCAGAAgcttttatgtgtgtgtgtgtgtttccatGACAAATACGAGCTTATTACTTTTTTCTTTTGTACAAACGTTGTACTTTTTCAAGTTCTCAGAAGAAGGAAAACATGAAGTGTTGTGTCATTTTAGAGTAATTTACCATCAACATACCACATGTTATATATAATGGGCTCGGTATTTAGACTTGGGCTCCATTTGGTCTATTGGGCTTGACCTAATTTCTTCTCTTTTAAAAGAGAGgaccatttttttttattttagaatAACTAACTTACACGTCTACCTTTCTTACATAGTTTTCATGCATACATACATGCCATACACTTTCATACCCGGTGAGACCGACTTGAAAGTTTTTGGTGTGTGTAGCATTATCTATGATTAGAACGATAAAGACTCATTCTTACCCGATAAAACAAGAGTAACGAAAGTATAGACACCACATGTGCCATCAGGTTAAAGCAGAAGTGTCAAGCGTCTCTTGTGACCCACGGGCAAGTATTCCAATCATTTTTATAAAGAATTTTATTGTCACTTTTGGTTCAATAAGTATTTCATGATTATATTCCTTGGAAAACTTGGACTCAAAAAAAACCATTAAAAAGTATACAAAGTTttgttgctaaaaatcaaatcacTTAAAGAATATGCATACAGTTTAATCTTGGCCCTtgctaaccaaccacccacccaCCTATCTTGTGAAGCCCTTGACTTAAGGTGGAGTTGTTTTTTGTCAAAGATATTGAAGATAATATCATGTTTTAGGTACCTATCACTCTCTTAATTCAAGTTCGGTGACCAATTGAGTCCATTTTTTTAGAATAATATCATACAAAATCTATTAACTCTTAGTTATGCATACAAAAGATGTTCATACTCTGAAAGTTTGATATTAATATAAGGTATAACTTATTTCATTTTGTTCTCATTTTTAGAACCATAACAACTTCGTTGGAATATTAGATCCATGAATGTGAGTTTACCTAATGAAATAATAGATGTTCCATTCTTTGTATAGAACATTATACACTTGGTTTGttgccatttaaaaaaaaaaaaaaaaaagaaagaaagaaacttGGCTTGTACATTTGATGTGTTATTACTTTGGTATCATGACATGTGTGCATTATTTACCACATGAACGTTGTCTCATTAGTATTGATTACTTTCAATATAAATTCATATCATCTCCATCAACAATAATGTTTTCCATTTAAAATATTACTTTTATCACATTTTCAccaagtttaaaaataaaaatttattttaTGTAATTCATTTACAAATACGTTTTTTTGAATGGCGTTTTTCAAATACCTAGTATATCATTTTAACGACTTAAACTACACCAAATCCGTCGAGACGGGGCTCGAACTAATATCTTAACTATAATGACTTTGTCAATTAGACCTAACCCCCACCCGTAATACCTCGTATATAAAACAAACTAAAtgaatttaatatttaaaatataGTTAATTTGTTCAGAAAAAAAATATAGTTAATGAGATTTTAGTGTAAAACCAGACAATAGATTTTTAATAAACTTAGAATATACGCATGTCGTTTAAAGAGAAGATCAGAGATTCAAACATAAACAATGAAATATTTGGTGTAAATTGTAAAGTATACTAAGgtaaggggctgtttgacaacttctgaatagTTAGGTGCTGAATTAGTAAGatgtctaaaccattaagtgttgaatcagtaagaggtctaaatcattaagagccagtataatgcttaacatTTCAAAGGCAAATGTTTGGCCAAtttagattagaggtcttaaaCATTCAAActcagtataatacttaaccattcagaggtaaatatctgaaccattcagacataaACAAACAGTCCCTAAGATTTATAAGCcgttaaataaaaaacaataaagaataagaaataatttaaaaaataagatGAAAGAAACTGAATGTGCACGGCATCTTAGCGGGATAGACGAAAAGTTTTCACGCGCGTGGCTGAAGTTGCTCATAGTTGTCCGACACGTCACCCTTACATGTGGGTCCCACATCCACTTTTTTTTCCTCTCTCCTGCCCTAACTGACCTACAGTTTTCTTTCTCGCAGCACCCCTACTTTCTGTTGGGTCAAGGGTATAGTTGGGAATATGTGCTCCTGCCCGTATTCTTCGGGCATATCTTATTTTTTGCTTTTTGCTAATCTTCGATTCTAAAATTTACAGTATCTATTTTGGATATTTGCAATTTACCCCCTAGAAGTGTGAAGCAAAATCAAAAGCTTCCTTATCTTTTTAAGTAAAACTAGCAATAAGACCTGCGTGTGTTGCGGTGcaggtacatcgtaaacattgaatgtaTTAGCCCAAACATTATttgatgcgttaaccatatgaaaacacgtaTTTCGACGTATCTgatgaactcaatgtaacctatataagcattgcgattggatcaaaaaataaagtaaatcaaattttgtaccgtacaaaatataaagtaaatcaaattttgTACCATACAATCATAaagtattatatgtgacccagaTTTATATATAGAAAATGTAACGGGTCTAATTGAAAAGTTGACAAGTATAATCAAAAGAGATTAGTTAAAgcttttaaaaaaggaaaaaaaaaaaccttaatatttttttttagcGACAAAATTTATCTAGtagtttattattataattgAACAAACTCaatacgattacaaactaatggtaggtagacgagcaacaagctgcgccgctacccctttctgaatagcaaaccctaccctgctaaacacaaaattctgccccttaacatgtgcggtgttactgcttaccacctgttgaacccgcttaaggaaccgcaccgcgtcaggggcgagagcgccaaaTGTATCGAAAGCGAACGGGACGAACACGTGCTGATTCTCGATGCAAGCTTTTTCGTGTTTAGCTACTTTGCCCGCCTCTGCCTTGGTAATCGCATGTCCCGCCACAAACCCGTGGTCCCTTAACCCAACGAGGGGAGACACACCTGTCAAATCGACACACGCGTGTTTCCCTCCTTCCCATCCAAAAACAAGAATGTCCGCGGGCCGTAGCGTAGATCTCCCTTCTAATGGATCAGTCAAGAAGTTCACCGGAGCTTCCTTTTTTGCCGAGATCCCTGCTCGCTTAAGGACATCATACAGCACATCTCGAACTAAATCATGTCGATACTTAAAGCCCGGTAATTCTTTGCAATGTACTGCATGCTCCCCAAAAGAATCCAAGCAACACTTCCGACATACAGGACACGGGTCATCAGCCGGGAACAGGGGTATCATTAAACGGTACTTGAGGATAGCCcggtattccacagccgacatACATTGCCCTAAACCTTCGATAGGAACAACAGACAGGAAATCCTGAGCATGGGGGGCTCGCAAACACTCAAACACGGCTCGCTGACGAGGGGAAAAGGCAAACGTCTCTTCAACTGTCTAGACGATTTCAccatataaggcattcgccagaATTTTCTGGGCTTTAATGGGATAAAATAatcacgaaaacatattatatttgacctaactcgTTTTATAACTCGTTTCATTCTGTTCATAAAAATGGTTCGGACAAAGTAGAGTGTGTCGTATCTCCGAATGAAGCAATTAACACAGAAGTGGAGGCGACTTTAAGAGTGGGGATTCTGCTGGGATCTCAATTGCAGAATGAAAGAGTGTTGGTTCATGAAGCTATCGAAGGTGAAGGTTTACAAATGGGTTTTAAATGAATTTCCTCTCGTTGAATATTAGGGGATTGAGGGTCTCGGGTAAAGCTTCGTGGTCTAGGGGGCTGAGAAAAAAACATGGGGTGGAGTTTATGTGTCTTCAAGAATCGAAGGTGTCGGATATTACTAATCAGGAGGTTATTTCTCTTTGGGGTGATGGGGTGTCgattttgattatgttgatgcGAGCGGTAGATAGGGGGGCTGGTGAATATCTGGAATCCAAAggtttttaaaaagacttcctCCATTCAGAACAAGAATTTTCTGGTCACCTCAGGTACGTTTGTCGCAGACGGTTCtcttattaatattattaatgtCTACGCTCCTCAGCGAGCGGGGGCTAAAAAAAGGCTGTGGGATGATCTTACGGTTGTGGTGAGGGGTAGTAGTGGTTTGTCGATTCTTGTGGGTGATTTTAATGCGGTCCATTCCCGGAGGAACGCAGGAACTCGGTTTTTAATATTGGTGTTGCAGCTGACTTTAACAGGTTTATTGATGAGTTAGGCCTCTTGGAATATTTTATGAGGGGTTTTAAGTACACTTTTTTGGCTGGTAAAGGGGTTGATCATAAGATGAGCAAGATAGATAGGATTTTGGTTTGCAACGGTTTTTTCAATAGATGGCCGTCAGCATGTTTAAGGGCATTACCTAGAGCGCTTTCGGACCATTGTCCCCTGCTTTTAAATGTGGTTGATACTAATTTCGGGCCAAAACTTTTAGATGGTTTAACTCGTGGCTTAGCAGGAAAGATTGTGAACAGGTTGTGACGGATACGTTAACTGATATTGTTGTTCAAGGTAAGCCGGATGAAGTTTTGAACGCTAAGTTTAGGATATTGAGAAATCGTCTTAAAGAGTGGTGGAAGGAAGTCATTAAAAAGGAAGGGGAACAGATGATCAAATATAAGGAAGAAATGGAAGAATTGGAAAGGGTTTTGGAGAGTAGGGATTTAAGAGGAGGAGGAAGTATGGGTCTTAGAAGAATGTCGTAAAGGGGTTGGGTTTTTAAATCTTTGCCAAAATAGAGATTTAAAACAAAAATCTAGAGTGAGGTGGGCGATAGATGGTGATGAGAACTCGACTTTCTTTCATGGGATTGTTAATGGGAGAAAGGCGTCTAACTCGATCCCGGGGCTTATGGTTGAAGGGGTTTGGATTTCGAAACCGTCTTTGGTTAAAAAGACAGTGTTCGGCCACTTTAGAAGACATTTTGCAGAAGTTAAGAAGGTTAGGCCTGCAGTTAGATGTGATAATATGAAGCGCCTTTCAGTGGAGGATGGTGATAATCTGATTCGGAGGTTTTCCACAGAGGAGATTAAGGAAGCGGTTTTTGATTGTGGTTCCGACAGAGCCCCGGGTCCGGACGGTTTCAATTTCAGATTTGTGAAGTTTTTTTTGGAGCCGGTTAGAAGAGGATTTCATTAAGTTATTTGATCATTTTCATGAGCATGGGGCGTTTAGTAGAGGGTGTAGCTCATCTTTTATTACTTTGATTCCCAAATCTAAAACTCCGGTGGGTTTGTCAGATTATAGACCCATTACCTTAGTGGAGATTATTAGTAAAGTCATTTCCAAGGTCCTTGCTAGTCGTATGAAGGGCGTTTTGGAAAAGACTATTTCGGGGACTC encodes:
- the LOC110868060 gene encoding protein NRT1/ PTR FAMILY 4.6, coding for MEVESQEQSNTWEDYVDWKKKPAIKGRHGGMLAASFVLVVEVMESLAFLANASNLVLYLIQHMHFSPSKAANHVTNFMGTAFLLALLGGFLSDAFFTTYQIYLTSALVEFLGLVILTIQARSSSLKPPECNPTVPCEQVHGAKAAMLFSGLYLTALGVGSIKGCLPAHGAQQFDDNTIKGRKQISTFFNYFVVCLSFGVLLAVTFVVWIEDNKGWEWGFGIATLTILSSVPVFLAGSGFYRNKIPSGSPLTTIFKVLIGAILNKSLSPNNTEQQQQQETVTKDVNQTETLSSNLKFLNNAATNKPPYNFLKCSIKQVEDVKTILRVLPIFGCTIMLNCCIAQLSTFSIQQASTMNTKIGSLKVPPASLPVFPVLFIIFLAPFYDHIITPVARKATKSETGVSHLQRIGIGLFLSIMAMAVAALVEIKRKRVANGSRLGLQEPLPITFLWIAFQFLFLGSADLFTLAGSMEFFFVEVSANMRSLAMSLSFASLAMGYYLSTVIVSVVNSVTAVSGRGGWLSGRDLNHYHLERFYWLMCILSALNFLHYLFWANRYKYQSRGAKS